GATCAGTAGATAATTTTACTTGATAAACACCTGGTACATAATCATCAATATTTAAATAAATATTCAACTCATCTGTTGAAAGATATTCTTGATCAAACATAAGTTGTCCAATAGAGTTGAAAAATCGCAATTGTATGTTATCAATATAATAAGAATTATATTCTATATTTAGAATAGAGGAAGATGGGTTGGGATATAATATAAAATCGAATGGATTATCCTCGTCTAAACCAATACCATCACAAGCATCACCTACACCATCATTATCAAAGTCTTCTTGATTAGGATTATCAACTTCAGGACAATTATCTACTTCATCACACCACTCATCTCCATCTGAATTGTTTAAACAGTTTCCTTCACAATCAACATAAGACTCATTAAGGATGCCATCACCATTAGAGTCAAATAAAAACTCTGGATATAAATCTTCCGGATAGTCACAAGAACCATCATTTTCTGTTGCAGATGAATCATAATTACATGCATCTAAATCAGTACACCCCTCAATTTCATCATCATCACATACACCATCATTGTCAACATCATTATCAACAACATATCCTGTACCATTTGTTGCTCCAGAACAGAAGTCACAACCAAATGCATAGTCACAATTACCACTTTCTTCAGTAGCATTTGTATTATAATTACATGCAGAAATATCAGTACAGCCATAAATCTCATCAACATCACATATACCATCACCATCTGGATCATTAATTGGATCATCTAAACATGAATCTACATCGTCACATATACCATCACCATCCGCATCATTTGCAGGGTCATTAGGGCAAATATCATCATTATCACAAATGCCATCATTATCTAAATCATTATCTAAAATAACACCATTTTCACAAGTTTCACATACACCATCTACGAATATACAAGAACCATCATCAGCTGTTGCAGACTCATCGTAATTACAAGCTGTTTGGTTTGTACAACCAAATACTGAACCTATAAATGTGGCACAAGAACCATCATCGGTGTTGGCTAGTGGATTAAATTCTAAATAATCTGAATCTGTACATCCTAAAACTGTAGTGAAACATGTACCATCATCTGTATTTGCATCTGCATTGTAGTTATCTGCANCTNGATCTGTACATCCTAANANTGTAGTGAAACATGTACCATCATCTGTATTTGCATCTGCATTGTAGTTATCTGCACCTGGATCTGTACANCCTNNGACAATCAGTGTAGAACATGAACCATCATCTGTATTTGCTAATGGATCATACTCTATATAAGTATCGTCCGTACAACCCTCTACTATCAATGTAAAACATGAACCATCATCTGTATTTGCTGAAGCATCATACTCTAAATAAGTATCATCTGTACAGCCAGAAACCTCTTGGTCAGAGGGACAACCACAACTTACAGGACACGAATCACTAATTGGAGAGCCTGCAAAGACATAGTCACAACCAAGTGCAGCTACTGCACCAACACAATCTCCAAAAGCACTCATAGCATCATTATCATCAAGTATACAAGAGCCATCATCCGTATCAGCTGCATCATCATAATTACATGCCGTTGCATCTGTACAACCATAAATTGGACAATTATCACAACTTACAGGACATGAATCACTAATTGGAGAACCTGCAAAAACAAAATCACAACCAAGTGCAGCTACTGCAGCCACACAACCTCCAAAAGCACTCATAACAGAATCATTATCTTCACATACTGGCGTCGAATCAGCACATAAGCCATTGTCTATAGTACAGGTTGAGCAATAATTAGATGCAGTTGCATCCATACAACCAATTGTCACTTCGGAGGGAATATCAGCAAACGCAGCTTCAGTAATAATAGAGCCATCTGGTAAAAGTTCTATATTCAGATTCCCTGAAAGATCACCGTCGGTAGTAAATTGTCCTAAAAGAACATAGTTATTATCATCTGCTAAACAATTAGGATTATCAGGAGTATAGTATATTGATGCATCGCCTGACTCACCAAATGACCATGAGTTTGACAAAAGACCATTTAAGTTTAATGTTCCAATCTCACTTGGTGAAGATTCATAATCATCTCCTATGGCAACCCACGTATCCCACTCTAAACCAGCAAACATATCAAATAAACTTGGATCTGAATCGCTTTGAAAATTTCCACCAATTGTAGTTTCATTAAAAAATACAGTCGACGTTTCTATAGTTGATAAATTATTTACATCTGCCCAAATAGCCACAACTTTTCCTGAACTAATTTCAGCATGTAGCCTATAGGTAGTTCCATCAACAGCCCCTCCATTGTTTAGTTGCTCCAAAACTAAACCTTGAAAGTAATCAGGGTTTTCTTGCGAGAAACCATTAAAAGACAATATTATGCAACAAAAACTAACTGTTAAAGTTCTTATAATATTTTTTAGATTAAAATTCATGCTTAATAAAGTTATTAAATTAATTTAACCAATTACCTAATACATCAAATAAATCCTGAAGATCAACAATTTCATCATTATTAACATCACCCGCTAAATCAGGACCACTAACAAGCCACGCACCAAGTACCGCAAATAAATCATCCAGATCTATAATATTATCTGAGTTTGAATCTCCTCGTTTAGATTCACATGTTAAACCTACATTATACTCATAAAAGCCCTCATTTAAACAACCTATAAATGTTTCACAAGACCCATCATCTTCTGTAGCATTCATGCTATATTCCAAATATGCCTCATCAGTACAACCAATGAAGACATAACTACATGTTCCATTATCCTCTGTAGCAGCAGAATTAAAATTAACTGCTGTTTCATCTACACATCCTAAAACCTCTAATTCATCACAAACCCCATCTGCATCACTATCATTTAAACAATTATTATCACAATCATAATACTCATCCGCATATTCACATTCACCCGAATCAGTCGCTGATGAATCATAATTACATGCTACTTCATCCTGACAGCCTATAATCTCTTCACTATCACATACACCGTCACCATCACTATCAATTATAATTAATTCACCTTCAACACAAGTATTACAACCAGCACTAGAGAATACACATTCTGCCTCATCTGTAGCAAACATATCATAGTTACATGCTGTAGAATCTGTACAACCTACTATCTCTAGTTGATCACATACGCCATCACTATCTTCATCAGCTAAACAAATACCATCACAATCATAAAATACACCATCAATATTGATTACTAAATCCTCTAAATAAAAACATGTATTATTATTTAAACTTGCAGTTGCATCATAATTACATGCTTCATCATCTGTACAACCAAGAATATGTGCACATAATTCAGCTTGCCCTGAAGGATCCTGTGAAGCATCAACATTTGCATCTGGATTGTAATTTGCAAATTCCGATAATGTACAT
This sequence is a window from Flavobacteriales bacterium TMED191. Protein-coding genes within it:
- a CDS encoding T9SS C-terminal target domain-containing protein; the protein is MNFNLKNIIRTLTVSFCCIILSFNGFSQENPDYFQGLVLEQLNNGGAVDGTTYRLHAEISSGKVVAIWADVNNLSTIETSTVFFNETTIGGNFQSDSDPSLFDMFAGLEWDTWVAIGDDYESSPSEIGTLNLNGLLSNSWSFGESGDASIYYTPDNPNCLADDNNYVLLGQFTTDGDLSGNLNIELLPDGSIITEAAFADIPSEVTIGCMDATASNYCSTCTIDNGLCADSTPVCEDNDSVMSAFGGCVAAVAALGCDFVFAGSPISDSCPVSCDNCPIYGCTDATACNYDDAADTDDGSCILDDNDAMSAFGDCVGAVAALGCDYVFAGSPISDSCPVSCGCPSDQEVSGCTDDTYLEYDASANTDDGSCFTLIVEGCTDDTYIEYDPLANTDDGSCSTLIVXGCTDPGADNYNADANTDDGTCFTTXLGCTDXXADNYNADANTDDGTCFTTVLGCTDSDYLEFNPLANTDDGSCATFIGSVFGCTNQTACNYDESATADDGSCIFVDGVCETCENGVILDNDLDNDGICDNDDICPNDPANDADGDGICDDVDSCLDDPINDPDGDGICDVDEIYGCTDISACNYNTNATEESGNCDYAFGCDFCSGATNGTGYVVDNDVDNDGVCDDDEIEGCTDLDACNYDSSATENDGSCDYPEDLYPEFLFDSNGDGILNESYVDCEGNCLNNSDGDEWCDEVDNCPEVDNPNQEDFDNDGVGDACDGIGLDEDNPFDFILYPNPSSSILNIEYNSYYIDNIQLRFFNSIGQLMFDQEYLSTDELNIYLNIDDYVPGVYQVKLSTDRGSNINRLFIIN